One Candidatus Zixiibacteriota bacterium DNA window includes the following coding sequences:
- a CDS encoding thioredoxin fold domain-containing protein: protein MGIFSKLFNKPPKPGKPQPITDETFEQAAIASDTPAVVDFWSRTCPPCQVMGGLLDEIGPEYAGRVNIFKLNVSENPIMARRYQVRSIPTVVFFRRGKEIDRVVGLIPLNPLKQKIDNLIK, encoded by the coding sequence ATGGGAATTTTTAGCAAATTATTCAACAAGCCGCCAAAACCGGGCAAGCCTCAACCTATCACCGATGAAACTTTCGAACAAGCAGCGATTGCTTCCGATACACCTGCGGTAGTGGATTTCTGGTCGAGAACATGTCCGCCGTGCCAGGTAATGGGTGGGCTTTTAGATGAAATAGGTCCTGAGTATGCCGGTCGGGTCAATATTTTCAAACTTAATGTGAGCGAAAACCCCATTATGGCCAGACGATATCAGGTTAGAAGCATTCCGACAGTCGTCTTTTTCCGCAGAGGAAAGGAAATAGATAGAGTTGTTGGACTTATTCCATTGAATCCCTTAAAACAGAAAATCGATAATTTGATTAAGTAA